A section of the Humulus lupulus chromosome 2, drHumLupu1.1, whole genome shotgun sequence genome encodes:
- the LOC133817474 gene encoding dihydroorotase, mitochondrial-like, which yields MELTITQPDDWHLHLRDGDLLKAVVPHSVALFGRAIVMPNLKPPITTTAAALAYQESILKALPAGSTFTPLMTLYLTDTTSPIEIKLARKSGAVFGVKLYPAGATTNSQDGVTDLFGKCVPVLEEMVEQNMPLLVHGEVTDPDVDIFDREKVFIETVLRPLIERLPRLKVVMEHVTTLDAVRFVESCKEGYVAATVTPQHLLLNRNSIFQGGLQPHNYCLPVLKREIHRQALVSAVTSGSKRFFLGTDSAPHERRSKECACGCAGVFNAPVALSAYAKVFEEVGALDKLEAFTSFNGPDFYGIPRNNSKIKLSKTPWKVPDSYSYSFGELVPMYAGETLDWKPSLD from the exons ATGGAGTTGACTATAACACAGCCGGATGATTGGCATCTCCACCTTCGTGATGGGGACCTTCTCAAAGCTGTAGTCCCTCACAG TGTAGCCCTGTTTGGAAGGGCAATAGTGATGCCAAATCTGAAACCTCCCATCACTACAACAGCTGCAGCATTGGCTTATCAAGAATCCATCTTGAAAGCACTGCCTGCTGGTTCAACCTTTACTCCTCTTATGACACTTTACTTGACAGATACAACAAGTCCCATTGAGATCAAGCTTGCAA GAAAAAGTGGAGCTGTATTTGGTGTAAAGTTGTACCCTGCTGGTGCAACAACAAATTCTCAAGATGGGGTTACAGATCTTTTTGGGAAATGTGTACCTGTTCTTGAGGAAATGGTTGAGCAAAATATGCCTCTATTG GTTCATGGAGAGGTTACGGATCCTGATGTTGATATATTTGATCGCGAAAAGGTTTTTATTGAAACTGTTTTGCGGCCCTTAATCGAGAGGCTTCCACGGCTGAAAGTTGTGATGGAGCATGTAACCACTTTGGATGCAGTTAGGTTTGTGGAGTCATGCAAAGAAG gCTATGTGGCTGCAACTGTCACACCACAACATCTTCTGCTTAATAGAAATTCTATATTCCAAGGAGGATTGCAGCCTCATAATTACTGCCTCCCCGTACTCAAAAGAGAGATCCATA GACAAGCTCTAGTGTCTGCTGTCACCAGTGGAAGTAAAAGATTTTTCCTTGGAACTGATAGCGCTCCTCACGAGAGACGAAGCAAAGAATGTGCTTGTGGTTGTGCTGGTGTATTCAATGCGCCTGTGGCACTATCAGCATATGCCAAAGTCTTTGAAGAG GTTGGTGCTCTTGACAAGCTAGAGGCTTTTACAAGCTTTAATGGGCCAGATTTCTATgggattcccagaaacaactcgAAAATTAAACTGAGCAAAACTCCATGGAAAGTTCCTGATTCTTACTCTTATTCTTTTGGAGAACTAGTCCCAATGTATGCTGGAGAAACACTTGACTGGAAACCATCCTTGGACTGA